The Chitinophaga pinensis DSM 2588 region TGCCTACAATATCTTCTACATGGGTGTGAATATCGGCGCCTTTATCTGCAACTTCGTAGCCGCCTATCTCCGTAACCACTACGGATGGGGTCATGCGTTTGCCGCTGCCGGCGTAGGTATGCTTATCGGACTCGTTATCTTCAGCACCAACCAGAAAGTAATTGCCTCCGGCGATATCAGAAAAGAGCCATCTCCGGATGATATGCCGATCGGTAAAATCGTATCTCTCGTATTTGTACCGGCCATTATCGCCGCTACGCTCGGTTACTTTATGCAGGACATCCTGGGACATACCCTGTTCCATACCCGCTCCAACGACGCATTCATGTTTGCCTGCGTACCGATCATTATCTTCTATATCCGGTTGTATACCACTTCCAAGAAACATGAAGACAAACGCGGACTGGGCGCCCTGTTAGCATTCTTCGCAGTTGCAATCGTGTTCTGGGTAATCTATAACCAGAACAGTACCGGTCTGACCATCTGGGCTGACCAGTATACCGACCGTGGTATGTCCACTACCGTGGAAGAAGCCGCTAAACCACTGGGTATGCTGCAAACAGTGACCACAGAGCCGCACGCCGTTACACAGGTAGATGAGCACTTCCGTGCCGTAACCGACGCCAGTGGTAAAACCCTGGAAACACAGGGTCCTGACCCTTACTTCCAGAACCTGCCCAAAGACCAGTGGCCGAAAGAAGGTAAAATGAGACTGATCTCCACCGAGATCTTCCAGTCCATCAACCCATTCTTTATCGTGGCATTCAGTCTCATGGTAGTAGGTCTCTTCGGCTGGCTGGCCAAACGCGGTAAGGAACCCACCACACCTGTGAAGATCGCGATGGGTATCTTCCTGGCAGGCGCTTCCTCCCTGCTCATGGTGGTAGCTGCGTCAATGACCAACGTGTACCTCGATAAGTCATCTATGGCATGGCTGTTTGGCACCTACGCCGTATTTACGGTAGGTGAGATCCTGGTAAGCCCGATCGGTCTTTCTATGGTATCCAAACTGTCTCCTCCACGTGTAACCGCCCTGATGATGGGTGGCTGGTACCTGGTAAATGCGATCGCCGGTAAAGTGGCGGGTCTGATGGCGACCTTCTGGGACGAATTCATCGACAAGAAACTTTACTTCCTGATCCTCGTAATATCTGCCGCTGTTGCAGGTGTTGTGATGCTGATGATCAGCAAATGGATCGCGCAGGTCGTGAAAGAAAAGACGGGATCTTACTAAACACTACTGATTATCAGATAAATAAAGAAGGCGCGACCCCGGTTGCGCCTTCTTTATTTATGTCTCCTGAAACTTGTCCCTGACTGCGACCAATTATCCGAAAAGCCCGTTCTAAAAGGGATTTTTCACTTATATTGCCGTTTAATCAACAAAAATCTACACTATCAAACCAACTTATGGCAGATAAATTCAAGCCTTTCGTATCGCCCGAGGTGAATATGAAGGAATTTACCATCAAGTCCATTGTACTGGGCTGTATTTTCGGGATCATCTTTGGCGCCGCAACTGTATACCTCGCACTGAAAGCAGGTTTGACCGTTTCTGCATCTATACCTATCGCAGTTATTGCCATTACACTTGGCCGCAGATTTTTCAAAACCACTATCCTGGAAAATAACATCATCCAGACCACTGGTTCTGCCGGTGAATCCATCGCTGCCGGTGTGGTATTCACCCTGCCAGGCTTCCTGTTCCTGACAGATGGTGGTGGCGAACAGTTCTTTAATTACATGACCATCCTGATCCTGGCCATCTTCGGCGGTATCCTGGGTACCCTCATGATGATTCCGCTGCGTCGCTCCCTGATCGTAAAAGAGCATGAAACTCTCCCTTATCCGGAAGGTACTGCCTGTGGAGAGGTATTGATCGCAGGTGAGAAAGGTGGTGATTTTGCAAAAACAGCATTCTATGGATTAGGCTTTGCATTTATATATGCCATTCTTCAGAAGGTCATGCACATTGTGGCAGAAGTGCCTTTCTACATGACCAAACAAGTCAATAAATACTTCCCTTCTGCCCGCATCAGTGGTGAGATCACCCCTGAATATATGGGTGTGGGCTATATCATCGGTCCCCGTATCGCGGGTGTACTGGTAGCCGGTGGCGTACTGTCCTGGCTGGCACTGATTCCTTTACTGTCATCACTGGTACCGGCAGATATGATCGCCGCACAGCTGGTAAAACTTGGCTACCTGGCCAGTGTAACCACACCAGGTGGTAAAGGTAACTGGGATCCTAGCCTGCATACTTTCGGTGATTTCTCCTCCGCTGTATACTTTGCCTATGTACGCCAGATCGGCGCCGGTGCAGTAGCAGCTGGTGGCTTTATCACCCTGATCAAGACGATTCCGACCATCATATCCTCTTTTAAAGGCAGCATCGGCTCCTTTAAAAAAGAAGGTACCGGAGAAGCTGGTATAGCAAATGGTGCTGTTCCGCGTACAGAAAGAGACCTGAATGTAAAGATTGTATTGATCGGTAGCATTGCGCTGATCGTATTAATGGCCTTCCTCCCTCAGTTACCAGGCGATTCCATTGGCAAGAAACTGCTGGTAGGTTTGCTGGTGGTGATCTTCGGCGCCTTCTTCGTAACAGTATCCAGCC contains the following coding sequences:
- a CDS encoding OPT family oligopeptide transporter, with the protein product MADKFKPFVSPEVNMKEFTIKSIVLGCIFGIIFGAATVYLALKAGLTVSASIPIAVIAITLGRRFFKTTILENNIIQTTGSAGESIAAGVVFTLPGFLFLTDGGGEQFFNYMTILILAIFGGILGTLMMIPLRRSLIVKEHETLPYPEGTACGEVLIAGEKGGDFAKTAFYGLGFAFIYAILQKVMHIVAEVPFYMTKQVNKYFPSARISGEITPEYMGVGYIIGPRIAGVLVAGGVLSWLALIPLLSSLVPADMIAAQLVKLGYLASVTTPGGKGNWDPSLHTFGDFSSAVYFAYVRQIGAGAVAAGGFITLIKTIPTIISSFKGSIGSFKKEGTGEAGIANGAVPRTERDLNVKIVLIGSIALIVLMAFLPQLPGDSIGKKLLVGLLVVIFGAFFVTVSSRIVGLIGSSNNPISGMTIATLMGTCLVFIAVGWSGKVYEPMALVVGGMICIAAANAGGTSQDLKSGYIVGATPMYQQLALFIGAIVSSIVIGLTVKFLDKPTAAMIANGVTDHAIGSTYYPAPQGTLMATLAKGILSYNLDWQFVLVGVFLAITMELCGIKSLSFAVGAYLPLSTTLPIFIGGAIRGLVDKKRKKDNIQVSAEEEELGKGNLFATGLVAGGAVAGVIIAILAGFDGSASVLASINLEEKLSHTLGTGGYFILGTVAFALMGTYLYRVAVKK
- a CDS encoding peptide MFS transporter, with product MTQTAVEQPVISPSPKGKGHHKGLYVLFFTEMWERFGYYLMIGIFFLYLVDPAANGGKGLDTTKAADLVGSYIALVYLSPFLGGLMADRYLGYRRAVILGGFLLAAGYFCLAVPGDMAMYVALGLIIIGNGFFKPNIGTILGNIYNREDLRAKKDVAYNIFYMGVNIGAFICNFVAAYLRNHYGWGHAFAAAGVGMLIGLVIFSTNQKVIASGDIRKEPSPDDMPIGKIVSLVFVPAIIAATLGYFMQDILGHTLFHTRSNDAFMFACVPIIIFYIRLYTTSKKHEDKRGLGALLAFFAVAIVFWVIYNQNSTGLTIWADQYTDRGMSTTVEEAAKPLGMLQTVTTEPHAVTQVDEHFRAVTDASGKTLETQGPDPYFQNLPKDQWPKEGKMRLISTEIFQSINPFFIVAFSLMVVGLFGWLAKRGKEPTTPVKIAMGIFLAGASSLLMVVAASMTNVYLDKSSMAWLFGTYAVFTVGEILVSPIGLSMVSKLSPPRVTALMMGGWYLVNAIAGKVAGLMATFWDEFIDKKLYFLILVISAAVAGVVMLMISKWIAQVVKEKTGSY